The window AAATGATGGGATGCTTCTTGTAGCCGATAACGCGTGCTTGTGCCAGCATATTTCTATAGCGTGCGAAACCCATCATTTGTGCGGTATTGACTTCCATGATGCGTGCCATCTTGTGATAAAGCGCATCGCGTTCCTCTCCGGGAGGGAGTTTCTGAGATTCTTCATACAATTTATCGTATTCAGGCAGTTTGACGCAGCCATTATTAGTGCTACCAATATTCGGGCCGTAATACAGTTGCATGAAATTATCACCGTCGGGGTAGTCAGCAATCCATGGCGAGTTGCGAGTTTGAAGCTGACAGGTTTTTTCCGCTTTTAGCATCTCAGAGAACTGGACTAAGTCCTCTTTCATTTTGATGCCAATCGAGTCGTAGGTTTTTTTCCAGACCTCGGTTTGTAATTTGCCGACTGCTCCGGAGCGGGCTGTGTAGCGGATTTCTAGTGGCTTACCATCGGGCAGGGTACGAAATCCATCCGGGCCTTTTTTGTAGCCAAATTTATCTAGTAAAGCATTGGCTGCTGCGACGTTATATTGAATGCTATTTTTATAGTTGGCATCATATCCAACAACGCCAGGTGGAATCGGGTAATCAAGCTTGACCGCATTGCCGTTATAAACGATGTCGATTTCTTCCTGAATATTATGTGCAAGTGCTACCGAGCGGCGTAAGGCAATTTTTTCTTTACTTAATCCGCCCCAAACCGGGTCTTGCATATTCCAGTAATAAATACTGGTTTCCGGATCCGGGATGCGTGATAACTGGACTCCCTTTTTGACTAATGCAGGTTTTAATTTGCCGTTGTCTAGCGCCTGAGGTGCCAGCGGACCTTCGAGTTCAAAGATGTCGATTTCACCGCCTTGGAAAGCTAACCAGCGCGACTGATCTTCTATCATGACATTAATTTCTATGCGTCCAATCTGCGGCATGCGCTTGCCCTTCATCGCCGCCATGATTTTTTGATCCTCAGGACTAGCTCCGCCTTTGAAGTCCCAAACATCGCCCCGATAATCTGGATTGGCTAACAAAATGATTTTGGAGCCACGTACCCATTCATCCAATGCCACCATATAGGGGCCGGTGCCAACGGGGTGGCCCATAACTTGACCTTGTAAGTCCTGATATTTTTCTATTACTTCCCGCGCGACCGCCCCGGTCGGGTTGTGTGCCAAGATCAAACCAAGATTGAAGTCCGGGCGGGTGAGATGAATGCGTAGAGTGTATTTGTCTACCAGCTCCAGACCAGCGATTTTTGTATCGTAATTAAACTTGTTGGCCTTTTTGGCTTGCTCGGCCAATTCATCTAATCCAACAATTTTCCCCGACAATAACCAGGAGTGAGGTGAAGATAATTTGGGGTCCATCAATCGCTTTAGCGTGTAGATGTAATCCGCCATGGTCAATTCACGTCTTTTGCCATTGAAGGCATCATCAGGCGTAAAGTAAATCCCTTTTTTTAATTTGATGGTGTAGGTTTTTGCGTCGGCAGAAACCTCTGGCATGCTCTCCGCTGCGCGGGGGATCAGTTTGACCGGGCTTGCCAGGTAGTCATAGGAGTACAGAGTTTCAAAGATGACATAGTTGACACCGTTTGAGTACAAGTCTTTTGCCGCGCCGGGGTCGAAGCCAGTTTCAGCGACATTGAATACCCATTTCAACACTTTGTCAGGATCTGCAGGATTAGTAGCGGCGACAGCTAGTTGTGATGAGCCGATGGAAATGAGGCTAGCAGAGAGCGCTATTTTGCTGAGATGGCGTTGATACTTTTTAAAGAAAGTGTGCATAACTGACTGGGATTTCATTATTACTGGGTCTCCTGCTTAAGTGACCGATTAGGACATTTGATACAACAGTTTGCTGGCATAAATATAGGTGTCATATATAGGTTTCATATATGGGCGGCATACATATTTTCGCCTGCCAGCATATTAACTATGATTGTGTTTAACTTGATTAACAATTCGTACTTAATGTGGAGCAACGTCAAGGTACATCCAGTCTGAATGGACGATAGGATGTTTTTTAAATCCTTGTATCCAAGGTCTGATTAAATAGCTCCGCACCCTGATGGAATGCATAATCCACGGCGTATCAGCCTCCATTTGACGACTCATTTGTGAATACAATTTGTTGCGTTCTTCACTTGGCGGTAATGAGATCGCTTTCGTATATAGGGCATCGTAGGCTGGTGACTCATAGCAAGCGTGATTGCCTTGACCAGATTTTGGTCCGTACAGTAATTGAAGGAAGTTTTCGCCATCAGGATAGTCAGCGAGCCACGCGCCGCTCCACATCACGAGTTTACAAGCACTAGCTGCTTTTAAATTGTCTGCAAAATTGCTGACCGAAAAATCCATGTGAATGCCGAGTTGATCCATCCCACGTTTAAATATCTCGGCCTGTACTTTATAAATATTAGCTGGCTCCATCGTTTTTTTAATGACTAATGGTGAGCCATCGGGCATCGTGCGGAAGCCGTCAGCACCGCGTTTATAGCCGAAATAGTCTAATAGTTTATTTGCTAAGGGAATATCGTAAGCCAGGCTGCTGCGGTATTTGGGATCAAAGCCCACGACATCGGGTGGAATCAGGCTTTCAGCTTTGATCGCTTGTCCTAAACGCATTTGCGCAATCTCGTCTGTGTTGCTATATGCCATCGCAATCGCACGCCGAAGGGCAATTTTTTCTTTGGTATAACCACCAACGATGGGATCACGCATGTTGAAGAAACTGAATGTCGTGCCTGCATCTGCTACGCGCTCCATCTTCACGCCTTCTTCGATAAAAGACGCTTTTAATTTATCGCCATTCAGTACAACCGGTGCAGCGATTTGCGGCATTTTGTCGACATCGATTTGCTTATCCTGGAATGCTAGCCAGCGCGATTGTTCTTCTTCGATGATGCTGATTTCCACTTTGCCGACTTGCGGCATCTTCTTACCCTTCATGACTTTGACTATTTGATCGTCCCAGTCTGAACCAGAGGACTTGAAGTCCCAGACATAACCGCGGTATTCAGGGTTTGCGCTCAGAAATATTTTGCTACGCGGTAGATATTTTTCCAGCATATAAGGACCGGTACCGACTGGATGCATGCCAGTTTGATTACCATAACTTTCAATCACCTCCCTTGCCACCGCACCAAAGCCTGAGTAGGCGACTACATATAAGAAGTTATAGTCAGTTTTTTTCAGTTCAATGCGCAACGTGTATTTATCAATTGCCCTTAGTCCGGCAACTGGCATGTCGTAGTCAAATTTGTTAGTTTTCTTCGCTTTCGCCTGAACTTCATCCATGCCCACAATTTTGCCATCAATGAAACTGGCGTGAGGCGACCGGTTAGCGGGATCAAGTATGCGTTTAAAGCTGTAGACATAGTCTTGCGCAGTCAACTCATGCTTTTTACCTTTGAACGCCTCATCCGGTGAGAAGTAAATACCAGGAATGATTTTGAAGATAAATACCTTACCCTCATCACTTACCTCCGGCATTGCCTCAACCGTCTTCGGTACTAACTTAGCTGGACGTGCCAGATAGTCATAACCAAGTAGTGGTTCAAAAATCGCATCAACTACCCAACCAGAATAGTGATTTTGTGTTTTTGCCATATCAAAACCATCATCTGCACCCTCAAAAGCTTGCCGCACAATTTTATTGGGATCTGCTGGGTTGCTTGCTGATGCTGGTGTAATCCCGGTTGCGTAGCTCAAAGAAATTAATCCTATGAGGCTAAGTACATGCAGTTTTGATTTGAATTGATACAGCATCTTGCAACACCTCTTGATTAATTGGTTGTGGCTCTTTTACTGCAACGGGCATTTATTATGAACATGGCTCTAATATGCCGACTTTGATGCTGCGATCCTGATACTTCGTACGCTATTTTGAGGTGTTATGTAATAGACGTGATGGAGGAGCATCAATACTTAGAACCTAAAAAATCCGTAACCATAGCGTAAGTCACGGCGATGTGACACATGCTGTAAAAATATTTATCTTATTTTTCCGCACTAAAAAAGCGCGATTTAAACAGAAATATTAAAAACACATCACATTAGAGAGCCGTTGACTAAGTTTTGATGTTGTTCTGCACCAAAATGAATATTTGAGAGCGCGCAATATACAACTGATTATCGAGTGTTTTAGGCGAGAAAAAAAATTTTATTCTGATTGTTTGTGCACAGCAAAATAAAAACGACTTCTCTTAAAATTCTGCTATCTACGCACCAAATTTTTGCTGCACAGCACAAATTAAATGCGTCGCTAAAGTCGAGATTTAGCTATGAAAAGTGGCCTGTTGTTTTTTAGGGAAATCAAAAAAATCGAGTATTGACAGGCCAAGCTTAGAAGTGGTTCCATGCGCCATCAGAAATTTTTTGATTCTTTCATTTTCACTTTTTAGGCAAAAACACAGCTTTTTTTACATATTGATAAGCCGTAAATGCTTTCTTATGAATCAATAGCTGATCAGATTTGATATGGCGCGTATTTTGCTAAGCATTTAAATCTAAATAAAGGAAAAAGCGTAACAATTTCCTGGAGGTTTGTTTTGTTCTATTTGCTTAAAATAAGATGAAAGAAAGGGTACGCAAACGGTTGCTTAATCATATAATGCATTTTTTTAGTAAAAATATGCTGCATAAAATTAAGTAATATTGTTCTGTCAGGACTGCGTAAATTGTATTTTTTTATGGTTCTTTTAGATTGATGTTTATTCATCTACTTGGGTCGATTAGCAACAAATAATATGTTGTGGTATTCGGAGGATGTTAGGTATGGATTTTTCAAATCACCAGCAAGAGCCGGGCAAGAAGGTGTTCGGGATAGGGCTGGTAATCGCATTTCACATATTGCTCGTGTATGCCCTGATCAACGGACTCGGCGTCAAAGCAGTCGAATACATCATGAAGCCGATGGAAACCAAGCTGGTCGAAGAGATCAAGCCACCGCCACCGCCGCCAGATGTACCGCCACCGCCACCGCCCAAGCTGATGGCACCGCCGCCGCCGTTCATACCACCGCCAGAAGTCCAGGTGCAACAACAGGTCGTCACGCCCAACACCATCACCCAGGTATCCCAGGTCAAGCCGGACAGCAATGTCCTGCCTAAAACGGTCGCCCAACCTGTTGTCGAAAACAAACCCGCCGGTCCCTCCATGGTACCAGGGGTGATTGACTTCAACGCCGCCGGTTGCAAACCAGAATACCCAAGAGCCTCGTTACGCAACGAAGAAACCGGCACCGTCATGCTCTCCGTCGTCATCGGCGCTGACGGCAACGTCACCGACGTCAAGATCGACAAATCCAGCGGATTCAGAGGACTCGACAACGCCGTACGTGCCCAATTACTCTCCGGCACCTGCAAAAACAAACCCGGTACCGTGGACGGCAAGCCCCAAACGACCACCACCAAAGTGCAATACGTCTGGAAGCTCGACTAAGACTGCCTAAGACATATTGGAAATAAACACGAGAAATACCAGCAGTACCAAGAAACACACCAAACCTGGGTCAGCCAAGCCACACGCCAAGCCAGCCCGGGTCAGCACTACCGAACAAAGCAATACTAGTAACTCTTACAGTAAGTCTCGCAGTAACTCTAAGTAAGGCCAAGCAAACGCCAGCCAAGCCAGGCAAACGTAAGCCAACCCAAATAACAGCAACAGTAACAACAACAGCATTTGACATGCCAATTTACGAAGGAAGTACGCACATGAAATTCAGTCTGAAAGCCCTCCTGGCCGCCGCCGTGATTACCCTCACCACCAGCGTCGTCACTGCCCAAGCCCAAACACCAGAAGCCAGTGCTCCTGCCGCCTCCGCCAGCGCCGCCGCACCAGCTGCAGCCGCCCCGGCAGAAGCCCCAGCCGCCACTGACCTCACACCAGCCGCAGCCCCAATAGACAAAGACAAAGTCGTTGACAACCCATACGGCCTCGACGCCCTCTGGAAAGGCGGCGACTTCGTCACCAAAGGCACACTCTTCCTCCTGTTCATCATGTCCATGGGCAGCTGGTACATCCTCATCACCAAAATTATTGACCAATTCAAATTAGGTGGCCAAGCCAAAGAAGCGCAAACCAAGTTCTGGAAAGCCGCCTCCGTCAACGCTGGCGTCACCAGCCTCAAAGAAGGCAGCCCATTCCGCTTCATCGCCGAATCCGCCACCAAAGCCAGTGACCACCACGAAGGTGCTCTGTTAGAACAAATTGACCTCAACTCCTGGATCTCCATGTCCATCCAACGCGCCGTCGACAAAGTACAAAGCCGTCTGCAAGATGGTCTGGCTTTCCTCGCCACCGTTGGCTCCACCGCACCATTCGTCGGACTGTTCGGAACGGTATGGGGTATTTACCACGCGCTGACCGCCATTGGTGCAGCAGGACAAGCCTCCATTGACAAAGTCGCCGGCCCAGTTGGTGAAGCCTTGATCATGACCGCCATTGGTCTCGCTGTGGCGGTTCCAGCCGTACTCGGTTACAACTTCCTGGTACGTCGCAACAAAACTGCCATGGAAAACATCCGTGCCTTCAGCGCTGATCTGCACTCCGTCGTCTTGTCTGGCGTGATGTCCAAAAAAGCCTAAGTCCTTACTTGGCATAGGCAACAAGGCTGCAAAAGACCGCAGCCAAATTATTGCCAAAACGCGTACAACAGTAAGCAACACCAGAAGAGGTGGCAGTGCCACCTCCTCCTGAACGAAACACAAAGTACAGTCTCAGTATCTGTCATCTGAAAGAGAACACACTATGGCAATGGCAATCGGCAACGATGGTGACGGCGAAGACGAAGTCAACAGCACCATCAACACCACCCCATTGGTCGACGTCATGTTGGTCCTGCTGATCATCTTCCTGATCACCATCCCAGTCGTCACCCACACGGTTCCGGTCAAGCTCCCCGCGGAAATTAACCAACCGTACAAAACTAAACCAGAAAACATCACCATCGCCATTAACAAAGACGGTGACATGTTCTGGAACGAAGCCCCGGTCGCAGACACCAATGTTTTATTTGAAAAGCTCAAAGCGGTCACGAACCAGGTACCACAACCGGAACTCCATATCCGTGGTGATCAAAACACCCGCTACGAATTTGTCGGCAAAGTCATCCTCACCGCCCAGCGCGCCGGGATCGCCAAAGTCGCCTTTGTGACAGAACCACCGCCGAAGAACTAAGTAAGAGCGAAGCTAGAGCGACGCAAGAGCAACGCAACGACGGCAGTCACCAGCGGTAAGAGTGAAAGAACGAAAGGAATAGTATGGGTATGCAATTAGGCTCAGGCAACTCGAGCGAACCGGAAGTCATGATCGAAATGAACATGACCCCCCTGATCGACGTCATGTTGGTCTTGATTATCATGTTAATTATTACCATCCCAATTCAGAACCACGCGGTCAATCTGAATATGCCGGTGAATTCACAATCCAAACAGACTGAGCCACCAGTGGTGATCTCAATTGACGTCGACTTTGATGGCACGGTGCTGTGGGACGGTGTAGCGATTCAGAACAATGCCGAGTTGGAATCCAAACTGACGGCAGTGGCGGCCACGCCGAATCAACCGGAAGTGCACTTACGTCCGAACAAGCTGGTACCGTACAAAGCGGTGGCACATGTGATGGCCGAGGCGCAACGATTGGGTGTCAATAAGATCGGTATGGTTGGTAATGAGCAGTTCTTGAAGTGAGTTAGATCAGTGAAATTCAGTATTTACTCCGCTTCTCACTGCGTGAACCAGAAAATCTAAGGTATTATTCAAAATTGGCAGGGTTACTCCTGCCTTTTTTCATTTTGGTAAAGCTGCAATTTTAAAATTCATTAAATTTATTGATTGAGAGATCAAAACATGAAGCAACTTCGATTGTCACGCCTCGCTGTTTTACTTGCTGCGATTGGTTTTTGTGCTGTTCCAGAGCTGACTAATATTGCCGGTAACGTAGCCTATGCTCAAGAGGCCATGCGCCCTGAAATCGGCAAAGCAGTACAAGCTGCTGGTGATTTGTTTAAGGCCAAGAAATACAAAGAAGCACTCGCTAAACTTCACGATACGGATAGCGTAAGCGGTAAAACGATGAATGAAAGTTTTACGATTGAGCGTATGCGTGCTGCGATTGCAAGTGCTGCCGGTGATAATGACACCGTGATTCGCTCTTACGAAACAATTATCGCTGCGAATAAATTACCTGCTGGCGAACAAATTAAATACATACAAGGTCTCGCATCTGCTTATTACAAAGCAGGGAATTATGCTAAGACCGTGCAATGGGTTACTCGTTATTTTTCCGATGGTGGTAACGATCCGGCAATGCGTCCATTCCTGATCCAGTCTCTATACATGAGCGGTGATTATGCCCGCACTATGAAAGAGGTTAAGGCTGATCTTGCATCCGAAGAAAAATCAGGTCGTACTCCAAGTGAAACTAGTCTGCAACTTTATGCTAATGCTGCTTTGAAGCAGAACGACAAAGCCACTTATGTTGCTGCGATTGAAAAGTTATTGGTTTTCTACCCGAAGAAAGATTACTGGCTTGATTTGCTCGGCCGTATTCAAAGTAAGCCTGGTTATTCTGAGCGCTTATCCTTGGATTTAGATCGCTTGAAACTAGCTTTGGGACAAATTACTCGTACCAGTGATTTTATGGAAATGTCTCAATTATCTTTGCAAGCAGGTTATCCGGCAGAAGCGATCAAGATTATTGATCAGGGCTACAAGGCAGGCGCGCTTGGCACAGGTACTGATGCCGCACGTCATCAACGTCTGCGTGATCTGGCCAACAAAAATCTAGCAGAAAGCAAAGCAAATGCCGCAGCGAATGAAGCTGAAGCCAATCAAAGTAAGGATGGTAATGCATCGGTTACGCTTGGTTATGCATACGTCACTGCAGGCCAGTTTGATAAAGGCTTAAGCTTGATCGATCAGGGTATGACTAAAGGTAGTTTGAAGCGTCCTGATGACGCCAAACTCTTGCAAGGTATATCTCTACTGCAAGCTGGTAAAAAAGCGAATGCGATCAAGGTTTTGAAGACAGTGCAAGGTACTGACGGCACTGCTGATCTGGCGCGTTACTGGATTATCTATGCCAATCAATCTGGTAAGTAATTGATTGAACCGACCTGGTAAAATATTAAGGAATTTTCATCTAGTGATTTAGATTCCTTGGTATAAAAAAAGCCCCGAGTTAAACCGGGGTTTTTTTATTTTGAACGATGTATTTTGACTGAGGTATTTTGAGCAATATCGCCAGTGAAAATTAGCTATGCTTTTTACCTGACTTTGCATGCGCAAGTATCGTTTTGGCAGCGCGTGGAGCGACTGTCCTTGCGGTTCTGCTGTTGGTTTTAGTGTTGCGATTATTATGTGCTGATGCTACGTGGTTTGATTTTGTTCTCGCTTGCAGAACTGGCACTTGTATTTGTAGTGTCTGACCGGCACTGACGCTATCCCGCTTCAAATTGTTCCAGCTCTTGATGTCTGCCACACTAACTTTATAGCGCTTAGCAATTGAGTTCAGATTATCTGTTTTACCGACTTTAAAATGCATCTGCCTGGTCGACGGAGTCTTTTCAATGATCAACTGCGCCTTTTCAGCAATCTCCATAGAGATATCCTGATCCGGTGTTTTGCTTGATCTCGGAATGAGCAAAGTTGATCCTGCTTTGACTAACATTTTTGGTGGAATGAAATTAACTTCACGCAGTGTTTCAGCTTTCATCCCCAAACGATTAGCCAAAGATTCTACTCGTTCAGTTTTTCCTACAGTATGAGTAGCCCAGGTAGATAGCGGACCATTCCACTTACTTAAATTTTCTCTGAACAACATCGCATTGTCAGTCGGGAGCAGAATTTTAGTTTTGCTATCGCCAGTAATGACAGGGCGATTGAATTGCGGATTTAACGCTGTAAAATCAACTACAGACATCTCTGCTAATTGCGCGGCTACCCGTACATCAATATCACGAGTTTTTTCTACTGTAACGAAGTAGGGTTGATTTTCTAACTTGGGTAGTTCTATGCCAAATTGTTCTGGATGCCCGATGATATTTTTAACTGCCTGCAATTTTGGCAGATAGTTTTTTGTCTCATTCGGCATCAACGCAGACAAACTTTCAAAGTCAATTGGCAAGCCCATTGCCTGCTGTTTTTTGATCGCCCGTTGAACCGAACCTTCGCCCCAGTTATACGCGGCCAAGGCTAATTGCCAGTCACCAAACATACCGTATAAGCGTTCCAGATACGTTAGGGCAGCGTCAGTAGAATCCAGTACGCCGCGTCGGTCATCCTTAAACATGCTCTGTTTTAGATTGAAATCACGGCCAGTTGCCGCCATAAATTGCCACATACCAGATGCTTTGGCAGTAGAAATTGCCTGAGGATTAAAGGCGGATTCAATAAATGGAAGTAATGCTAGTTCAGTTGGCATACCGCGCTTTTCCAGCTCCTCTACAACGTGATACAAGTAGCGTGAACCGCGCTGCACGGTTCGCTGTATGTATTCAGTACGAGTGCTGTACCAATTAAGCTGATTACTAACTAATTGATTATCCAGATCCGGGATTGCATAACCATTGCGAATCCGATTCCATAAATTGGCTTCTGGCGCTGTCAGTTCAACAGGATTCTCTGCTGCAATTTTATCGGCACTATCTTCTATCGCAACATTAATTGTCGGTGCCACTTCATTGGTACGCAAGACGCCAATCGGCTGAGTGCTTGACTCAGGTACGCTAGTTAATGCGAGTAAATCATTTTCTGTGGCGGAGCTTGGGGACGTAAAGCAAAGCAAGATTGCTGAAGCGAGAATAGGAGAGATGCTGTGTCGGAAACGTTTCATAGGCGGTGTATTGTCTAATCGATCATGATCGACGATGTTGATGGGATCGGGAGAGTGTACGCAAGTGCCAATTCCGACGTCAAGAAAAATGTCACTCTTGTTACAAGATAATTCTGCGATAAAAGGCTTACTTTGTAGTCAGTTGCAGTTACTTAACGCAACTGATTTATGCAGTGACTAACGATAGCTTCTTGAGCCTTAACCAAGCTCATAAAAGCTATTTGAACTTAATAATAAAGCCAATATTTAAGTCGATGTATTGAATTGTAAAGACGCCAGATTGGCGTAAATGCCGCCTTGCGCTACCAAGCTATTATGGGTGCCAGTTTCAACAATATGTCCGTGCTCCATGACGATAATCCGATCAGCTCTTTGTACGGTTGCTAAGCGATGCGCGATGATCAGGGTCGTGCGACCTTGCAT of the Undibacterium sp. 5I1 genome contains:
- a CDS encoding MotA/TolQ/ExbB proton channel family protein, encoding MKFSLKALLAAAVITLTTSVVTAQAQTPEASAPAASASAAAPAAAAPAEAPAATDLTPAAAPIDKDKVVDNPYGLDALWKGGDFVTKGTLFLLFIMSMGSWYILITKIIDQFKLGGQAKEAQTKFWKAASVNAGVTSLKEGSPFRFIAESATKASDHHEGALLEQIDLNSWISMSIQRAVDKVQSRLQDGLAFLATVGSTAPFVGLFGTVWGIYHALTAIGAAGQASIDKVAGPVGEALIMTAIGLAVAVPAVLGYNFLVRRNKTAMENIRAFSADLHSVVLSGVMSKKA
- a CDS encoding biopolymer transporter ExbD; its protein translation is MAMAIGNDGDGEDEVNSTINTTPLVDVMLVLLIIFLITIPVVTHTVPVKLPAEINQPYKTKPENITIAINKDGDMFWNEAPVADTNVLFEKLKAVTNQVPQPELHIRGDQNTRYEFVGKVILTAQRAGIAKVAFVTEPPPKN
- a CDS encoding ABC transporter substrate-binding protein — encoded protein: MSYATGITPASASNPADPNKIVRQAFEGADDGFDMAKTQNHYSGWVVDAIFEPLLGYDYLARPAKLVPKTVEAMPEVSDEGKVFIFKIIPGIYFSPDEAFKGKKHELTAQDYVYSFKRILDPANRSPHASFIDGKIVGMDEVQAKAKKTNKFDYDMPVAGLRAIDKYTLRIELKKTDYNFLYVVAYSGFGAVAREVIESYGNQTGMHPVGTGPYMLEKYLPRSKIFLSANPEYRGYVWDFKSSGSDWDDQIVKVMKGKKMPQVGKVEISIIEEEQSRWLAFQDKQIDVDKMPQIAAPVVLNGDKLKASFIEEGVKMERVADAGTTFSFFNMRDPIVGGYTKEKIALRRAIAMAYSNTDEIAQMRLGQAIKAESLIPPDVVGFDPKYRSSLAYDIPLANKLLDYFGYKRGADGFRTMPDGSPLVIKKTMEPANIYKVQAEIFKRGMDQLGIHMDFSVSNFADNLKAASACKLVMWSGAWLADYPDGENFLQLLYGPKSGQGNHACYESPAYDALYTKAISLPPSEERNKLYSQMSRQMEADTPWIMHSIRVRSYLIRPWIQGFKKHPIVHSDWMYLDVAPH
- a CDS encoding TonB family protein; amino-acid sequence: MLSVVIGADGNVTDVKIDKSSGFRGLDNAVRAQLLSGTCKNKPGTVDGKPQTTTTKVQYVWKLD
- a CDS encoding ExbD/TolR family protein — translated: MGMQLGSGNSSEPEVMIEMNMTPLIDVMLVLIIMLIITIPIQNHAVNLNMPVNSQSKQTEPPVVISIDVDFDGTVLWDGVAIQNNAELESKLTAVAATPNQPEVHLRPNKLVPYKAVAHVMAEAQRLGVNKIGMVGNEQFLK
- a CDS encoding transglycosylase SLT domain-containing protein, yielding MKRFRHSISPILASAILLCFTSPSSATENDLLALTSVPESSTQPIGVLRTNEVAPTINVAIEDSADKIAAENPVELTAPEANLWNRIRNGYAIPDLDNQLVSNQLNWYSTRTEYIQRTVQRGSRYLYHVVEELEKRGMPTELALLPFIESAFNPQAISTAKASGMWQFMAATGRDFNLKQSMFKDDRRGVLDSTDAALTYLERLYGMFGDWQLALAAYNWGEGSVQRAIKKQQAMGLPIDFESLSALMPNETKNYLPKLQAVKNIIGHPEQFGIELPKLENQPYFVTVEKTRDIDVRVAAQLAEMSVVDFTALNPQFNRPVITGDSKTKILLPTDNAMLFRENLSKWNGPLSTWATHTVGKTERVESLANRLGMKAETLREVNFIPPKMLVKAGSTLLIPRSSKTPDQDISMEIAEKAQLIIEKTPSTRQMHFKVGKTDNLNSIAKRYKVSVADIKSWNNLKRDSVSAGQTLQIQVPVLQARTKSNHVASAHNNRNTKTNSRTARTVAPRAAKTILAHAKSGKKHS
- a CDS encoding ABC transporter substrate-binding protein, which gives rise to MKSQSVMHTFFKKYQRHLSKIALSASLISIGSSQLAVAATNPADPDKVLKWVFNVAETGFDPGAAKDLYSNGVNYVIFETLYSYDYLASPVKLIPRAAESMPEVSADAKTYTIKLKKGIYFTPDDAFNGKRRELTMADYIYTLKRLMDPKLSSPHSWLLSGKIVGLDELAEQAKKANKFNYDTKIAGLELVDKYTLRIHLTRPDFNLGLILAHNPTGAVAREVIEKYQDLQGQVMGHPVGTGPYMVALDEWVRGSKIILLANPDYRGDVWDFKGGASPEDQKIMAAMKGKRMPQIGRIEINVMIEDQSRWLAFQGGEIDIFELEGPLAPQALDNGKLKPALVKKGVQLSRIPDPETSIYYWNMQDPVWGGLSKEKIALRRSVALAHNIQEEIDIVYNGNAVKLDYPIPPGVVGYDANYKNSIQYNVAAANALLDKFGYKKGPDGFRTLPDGKPLEIRYTARSGAVGKLQTEVWKKTYDSIGIKMKEDLVQFSEMLKAEKTCQLQTRNSPWIADYPDGDNFMQLYYGPNIGSTNNGCVKLPEYDKLYEESQKLPPGEERDALYHKMARIMEVNTAQMMGFARYRNMLAQARVIGYKKHPIIYGEWMFFDVEKSK